The following is a genomic window from Episyrphus balteatus chromosome 1, idEpiBalt1.1, whole genome shotgun sequence.
agataaagTTTGCTACAAGCTCTACGAGACTGATATTCAAATCATTTGATGTTTATACAACAATGGATAACTTACCTCCTTCCATTTCAGAGCAGGTCTTACAGGACCACCCATGCAATTAAGCCCTTCTGCTACTTGATTCCATAAGCCCTTGACCCGGTGGAGGTTTGTGGGGCCGTTTTTGTTAGCAAGAAGTCCCGGATTCTTCTTggcaaaatcaacaaaaaattcgAGCTGCTCCCGAGAcgctctactttttttttgactatctgaaacacaaaataataattatatgatattttttaacaatcaattttaaaaatttggaaatttctTACCAATATATTCCATTAAATGTAATTCACGTCTGtttccttttttgaaattttgatttgttttgaaaatcatttggGTGGAATCACAATAAGAAACTCCCCTCTTCTGTGGTGAGTTTGCTGTgaggtttcttatgaggttTTTCGCAGAATACGAAATTGTGACAACCTCATAAGAAAGCTCACAAAAATAACCTCACAAAAAATTGTGACTTGTGAGCATCACAACTCCAGAATAGCCCtgtaaaaattacacaagtaagtaggGTAAACTACCCAGTGACCGACACCCTTGCCAGTTACGGTCACCTGGCACagttttttcgttttcttaAGGTTTTGTTAGGGTGGAGTGTACGGAAACTATTTTCAACGCGTTCAGATTTTCTTTCAGAAAACACAGGCCGTCGGATGGGTgattacattatcaaaacagcatcaggtcagaccaaatggcggctggtctgtccggttAGTTAATCCCCctaatgtgaacccccctatttctaacaatgacaatgacacatcaaaaatattttttgacataacaaccatAGTTGTAAAAATTCCAAAACGGAACGTTACCGTTGAAATGTGGAATTTCGTTCATACAATTACCCTTTACCCTTTATGCGTACACAAAAGAAATGTGAACGCACTCATTATCCGCACTTTAAAAAAGAGCACATGTACAACCTTGATAAAATggataaaaacaaaactgacaGCTGTGTAAAAAttcgtgttttttgtttttgtttcacgtGATAAACAAATATCAGgtaattttgtgaatttttactaaaattaaaaaataatctgaaaatcttaataaaagataaaaaaaaaaactatattcatACTATTAAAACATCTAATTGGTAGtgaagaaaacaagaaaacatccTTTATGTCTATGCACAATTAAATTCAATCACAAACTATTTTGTAAATTTGGACCATTTTTAATAACTTGGTTGCTTCATTGCATTTAAGCAGCAAATTTATAAAATCCTTTCAAGTTCACAAGTACAAAAGACACCTTCAAACACTTCTGGTAGATTTGTTCAATCTTCTTATCTACCAAGAATTTGTCTTGTATTGTCCTGTCATAATTTCGAATAGGACCATAGTTCTCTCACTTTCATTTTAAGGCTCTATACGGGTTCGCCGGGTTTTGAGTTGTGCCATGTCTGAAGACAATTAAATAAAGTTACTATTGATTTTTTGGGCCGTCTCTTTACAATTATTTTAGAAATGAGTTCGCAGGACACCTTTTTTTCGAACATGACATTTCTGTTTCGATCAATCAAAACATAAtccaataaaatagaaaaagttaaatttaaaagtctaAAGCAAACTAATTACAGATGTTGCAATTGTTTGTCTTCTCCTTACTCACTGAGAAGGTACATATATAGTTCACAGCTTCAAAGTTCTTGTTCTCAGTTCTCATAGAttcaatagccctgttccattgaaGGCGgcagtttactcgtgagtagaaatctaggacaacaactacacatttctATATTCTCGAGTAGAAAATGCTAATTGTAGTAATTGATCTACTCATGGATAAACTACCACCtacaatggaacagggctatagtggagtaactaaagcaaattataagggaacccggccaaacagctctgattttgatgatctttttttttcaaacgtcggtaattaaaaatactttaaagtctataggttaaaaattgccgatgttgccgtattgttttttaaaattaaaattaatttttttttttaacaataccatttttttctcaaatttcataaaataaatgataccaaaagattctctaggtaatttaaggaaaaaaaatatatgggagtaaaagacaatcttccatcgtttaagcctGTACGCaactcgcgctaaattttagctcccatacaaattatcgaaaaattttagctgagctaaaatggatcccatacaaattatcgataacttgtatgggaattttatctcggctaaaatttagcgcgaactgcgtaccaggctttaagcgataaatgcaattttctcacaaactgacttcaaacacaaaaaaaaatattttgaacacaacggcaacacctacaatatttgcatgcacgtttttaaaaagccagaatctaatttatatctgtaaaatttaactCCACTAAATCTAATCAATGGtcctcaactcaaaattttggaaaaaaaacgttattaaaaatttttaatggcttttttccaaactttttcgtagtaaaatatgaataccgaaaaaatgaaaaaaaatgacatttggaagcttgaaagagaaaaaacaaaGACACTGCTATTTCAATGTTCGGGCATAAACTACGGTGTTTCAATAAATGCCTTATACAAGACAGTGATAAGcatattaaaaaagttgaaaacctTGGATATGATAACTGAGGTCCCGCCCAatgcaaaatataattttaaacttttttgcaaagcagcactttaaaaatatttaaaattgtgtaagTACTCCTATTTTTGTGTTCACAACTTTTGAGCCCGTATGCGCATTTAAATTCATCCATTTTCATTATAAGGGACAccctaatatgtatgtatacctattacagttttgaaaaaaaaaaaaaaaaattaaaaattacttcaatttcattggatttttttgataaaaactgaatttttgcattgaaaaaattgattttctcaaagacttgggcaaataaaaactttgaacttttgctatttaattttcaacaataagggctattgaatgaagaaaaaataaatttataaaatgttgaacttaaaaaaaaaataagttaatttatttttttcaaaacttctattaaaaaagttcttcgaaaatgaaatactttttaatttttttcataaaccgttatATGTACAGCTGCGAGCAAAAAAATAGCagcgatttgaaaaatattttaaataaagcagtaaacattaaaagagctttgattttggaaatttttttaagtaaaacttcttaagtttcattaaaatttaaattttagtaaaaatggaatttaatttatttctattaagctaagaaataatccaaaaacaatATAAGCCTCAAATTTAAGTGAGCAAAATAATAGCagggattttctttttctattaaatttaaataaaacaagggCGAAAAAAGATCAATTAAACGGTATTTTATTAGAGAAAATGTAGTATTCGCTCCCATGACCGTTATTTTTAACTACCGCTTAGCATAATTATACTTAGTATAATTATACTTTTGATACAAGATATAAGGCCAAGTCCATAGTAGCAGAAGTATCCCCAAAACTTAATATTAAACCCTCTTTATTCTTTTGAATATTCTCTGGATTGATGAAAGAAAATTGGTTCTTTATGGTGATTTAGGGTCTCAGCAATTTGTGTAACGACCACGGAAAACTAAATTCAAAACTAGATACATTACAAAAACTAATTAACTTAGAGGATCCAGTTTAAAGTTTTGGGGATACTCCTGCTACTATGGACTTGGCCTTATATCTTGTATCAAAAGTATAATTATACAGCTCTGGCACCTGAATAGTTTGCAAAACATTATGCTGCTATTACTCCGACACCAAATGAAGCTTAAATGGGTCTTCCAACAGGATAATAACCCAAAACACACTAGCAGAGCAGTCAGGCAATGGTTTCAAGATACTAAAATTGGGATCATAAAGTGACCTACTCAGTCTTTCAGACCTCAATCCCTTCTAGAAACTTTGGAGGGATATAAAAGGAGATGTGTCTAAAGCCAAAACCTAAAATAACGGGAGTTATGAATCGTTGTTGAGTTGGTTTGGTGATCTATAACACCTCCAAGATCTCAATGACTTTACGACTTCATGAAAGGTCGTTGCGAAGCGGTAATAAAAAATAAGGGTCATGGGAGCAAATACTACCTTTTCTCTAATAAAATACCgtttaattgaacttttttcgcccttgtttcatttaaatttaatagaaaaataaaatcactgctattattttgCTCGCTTAAATttgaggcttattttttttttggattatttcttagcgaatagaaataaattaaattccatttttactaaaattttaattttaataaaacttaagtagttttactcaaaaaaatttccaaaatcaaagctcttttaatgtttaatgatatatttaaaatatttttcaaatcgctGCTATTTTTTTGCTCGCCACTGTACATATTCAAATttacttttataatttcaaatcataataattgtggcaaaaaatttttgaaaataaatgcattgcatctatattacgaaaaagtttttaaaaggaaatgttaatattttttcaataattttttttccaaaaattcttaccttaatttacttaattttaattttacaaatatgaataagcttctagctatttaaaaatgtatatttaaaaattgtatgtaggtgttgccgttgtgttcaaatatttttttttttttttgaagtcaatttgtgataaaattgcatttatggcctataaaaaatatatggaatgaagattgtccttcactcccACATAGTTGTTTTCGCAatggatttcaatagttttaagAGATATCTGTcaggttttttaatttcttgagtGTTGTTTCATTTGACAAGTGCAAAAACAACTGACATTGGAAATGCATATCGACTTTATTCGATCTTTCGACAAACAAGTCAAGAAATATTGTCGATTTTGATTATCATTTATCGACTATCGCATTAGCCGACTTCATCCCAGGTTAAAGGATAGATTAGGTTAGATTATATTGGTTGTGGGGAAAAAGacccgacacacttagacccttatgggtccattgtgataccacaaagTTAGGAACTCACTAGACCACTTATAGCTTCTTATGAATAGAGATATACTTTAAACGTCTGTTACCGTTTTCACTAGATCACTAGTGTTTTCATAGAAGAACTCTCCTAGATGGAGTTTTCTTTTAATAGAGAGAGCAGGTCAGGTGCACgcacagaagatgttgaacagtttcctcttcttctttgtCCATGCAACTCCTGCTGAAATCGTCGGAGAACACACCCATTCGTTTTGCTTGTCTTCCTATTAAACAGTATCCTGTAAGAACACTTATGGTGGAACTAAAATGCAGTCgttttaaactaaacaaacactttgaacgtttcaagtctTGAGACTTGGTAAGTTGCGTTCCACGCCACCTGACGGCCAGTGTGAAATCCTGTATGTgatatggatttttttcgattttgcgTTCAATGTATTTTCCatatagtggagtcaaattagatttatacctcggaatccagggaaagtcgatgaatctgtaaaacgagtatagggctgcattatgaaaaggtcaaataagaaagttaaaaaataaaatttcaccgctctcgattacaacaatttttaaggaccgtttactgtcattccgtatgaaaGCGTTAAAtgggaattgctgtctcatttaagattttgctcaaactttgtagggatgttctctaggactgtaaggaagtaaatccatgatgatttaattttaagttacgtggtttccccgctacccgcatttgaacttttgaaaaacgtcattttcatgttaTTATAGATATTATAGATATTATTATAGATAGATATTGAAGATATCGAGTTGATTATAATATTTTGctacgaaaaagtttggaaaaaagccatttaaaatttttttataacgtttttttttccaaatttggaGTTAAAaactattctttcaaaaaatcttgatttaatttagtggatttatattttacagatagaaacgagattctggctttttaaaaacgtgtctgtaaatattgtaggtgttgccgttgtgttcaaaatattttttttttgtctttgaagtcagtttgtgagactCTCTctcatatttttttccttaaattaccaaGAGAATATTTCGATATAActtgttttatgaaaatttaagcaaaaaaaaatggttttgttcaaaaaaatttaattttaatttaaaaaaaacaatacggcaacatcggcaatttttaatttatagactttagagtatttttaattacctacgtttgaaaaaaaaaaatcgtcaaaaacagagctgttcggccgggttccctaataatttgctttagttactccactatatgtATAAATCCggtttaaaatataacaaaaactataattagTCCTGTGTCTAGGTTAATAAacattagggactaaatatttagcaaTCTTCGCGTCTGTGACGACTATGAAATCTACCCTTAAAGTGCAAATTATTCCTTTctgaacaattttgaagagtgtATGATTTTTATAatgtgtatatatatatttgttttaattatttatttatttttttaaggtcccctataaattaaaaaaaataaaacaaagccATGCCTACAGAAACAATAAAATgtgcaaaagtaaaaataataccAACGATTGAGTTGGTAGAATTTATCAAACTTAACTCAGAGGATATTGAAGAATTGCCAGAAACCTTAAAATCACTTTGttcaacaacaaataaattaaaatctaaaatcaaaactaaacaaaatgattttataGAAGAATTGGAAGAAGATGATACTAAACACAAtgaaaatacaatttctttgagtttatatgatttttatttattgaaaaagattttaaatgagTTGAGAGCGAAAAATAAAACCGATCGCTATGCAtatgaatttttggaaaactgtGACGTTATTTTACCTGAAAACGAAATTGTGCCCCGAAACCAAGCTTTAGAAAAGAGATGTGAAAAGTTAAGAGCCCAGCAAGCAAATTCAGCGTATATGAATATAACAAAGAATGTTGACTTGAGTATCAAACAGAGACATGAAGATTCATTTGCTTATCAATGTGAgtattaattattaaattttgctAGTTcataattgctttttttttgtattatctgaCGATTTAAAACATGAATAGATTCGTCTAATTTTTGTTCTTcgttaaaagttttcttaaaactgttttaatttaatatacaaCTCCAATAAATGACAGCCCAAAAATAAACCCCCAAAATCATGTGACGTCAAAGAGCATCAATCAAAGCTAagaaatatgatattttttcaagaaCCATACAAAAATTCAGTGCTTTTTTCTTTGTCTTATTCATGTCAATGACATAAAAGAATTAAAGTAGCTGGAAAGTATATTAATTACATTTGAGGCGTTCAGATTATTAAGGGTAAGAGTCCACTAACCCATTAGTTGGATGTTTGAAggatttaatttcattttgcttAAATAGGTCGAATCCCACATGACGAGCCATAATGTGAGGCAGGAGAGTGGGAGAATTGTGatcccatccgagatcatgactgtCGTCGATAAAGGAGAACCTAGCATGGCCAATTATCCGTTTAAAAGTCCATTGTTTGGTCAACAAAGGTCAACTCTAAcctttaagtttttaaaataataaaaaaaagttacacatacgccacaatGACTCTAAGATACAGTAATGAACATTGAATGCTCCGTAGAATGCTTTATATTCCTTTTTTCGTTGTGTATATTGTCAAAATAACTTGATGGCTATAAATAAATGACTAAGAAGTACCGTTATCCTGGTTAGTTTTATTTACTTGCCTATTTATTCCTTATTTTACTCTCTCATTACTGGACATACAAAAAACACgtacagtgcggttcacatggttagacgcaccaattttcgtttacataaacttcatttttttttgtatgtgtgcaagaataaccaaaaaactagtatttattagaatggttatttagttcttaatagaaaaacaaaaagaaatagtgggtgagtggaagttaacggtactttttagtccttcttgtctgtgatgtaagaaaaagtgcagcttttttcggttcacatgattagacgcacaccttaaataagttagtttggcgagatctattgcgctgatttgattaaatttggaagattaagcatcaagaagttattttttagtgattttcattcaaaatctgttaaaaaaagttctgagcgCGAAAGAATAAGGGAAAAATGACGCGTTGGATTCCAAAGGTCTTTCCATAAGccccattgccaaaaaaataggatgaagtgactattttgaaagaaattatttaaaaaacagtgcctcctacgaaaaaaacttcaaaggaggaacaatagaagctttaacatctcaggaaaaatgaaaatgtatgaaaaaagcgtcgaaaacagctctatccccgagcaaaattaaggaaaaagctcggctaacgggaagaacatcaacttttcggtgattttgttttaatgcttaacatcctagattaaaataaaacttaaaaatagtatttaaaaaacgccgtttgaaaaaaagagcgGTTTGAAACGAAAACTAAATCGAATTATTACATTAAATGGCTCCCAAAACCATTACTCCTTCTTTTCTTGAATATTGAAGTGTCAAAAAATTTTCCTCCTTGTGAAAATCGTGAAAGTTGTGGTAATACCCATGagaacaattcaaattaaattctttttcattagaaaaaacacatttcgccaatttaaaaaaacttcaaaaacttgttttccACGTTATGTGAAGACGTGCGATCTCCCTCCGCTGTTTCTTTCAAATTGtgctttttaaaaactatttt
Proteins encoded in this region:
- the LOC129905517 gene encoding uncharacterized protein LOC129905517, with the translated sequence MPTETIKCAKVKIIPTIELVEFIKLNSEDIEELPETLKSLCSTTNKLKSKIKTKQNDFIEELEEDDTKHNENTISLSLYDFYLLKKILNELRAKNKTDRYAYEFLENCDVILPENEIVPRNQALEKRCEKLRAQQANSAYMNITKNVDLSIKQRHEDSFAYQLKEVNRQVIAVVQFVCSVIAGFVFGFLGIELIVGNLDFGFRLLLGIMCALIIALAEIYFLAKKLNECEDMFSQKVKRD